The following proteins are encoded in a genomic region of Candidatus Cloacimonadota bacterium:
- a CDS encoding outer membrane lipoprotein carrier protein LolA: MKKISLIVLLMCSLLAAQTTTDLYNKLNNRYKNIVSFQADITQVNHFVQLKRSIEYQGKFYFEKNRMLMSFTNPSIQRLFIHNGAAELFDADSGTLFKSQVTPEFNKMNPIEILEHFWKRSEVRIIEQSKGQSKVTLSPKQDPLIHKLEATINSGSGIVTQLSYTDKSANTVRYEFSNILLDKKIDPSIWQYNYPKTTRIIEQ, encoded by the coding sequence ATGAAGAAGATTAGCCTGATTGTGCTGCTTATGTGCTCACTATTAGCAGCTCAAACCACCACTGACCTGTATAACAAGCTAAACAACCGATATAAGAATATCGTTAGCTTTCAAGCCGATATTACGCAAGTAAACCACTTTGTCCAACTTAAGCGCAGTATTGAATATCAGGGAAAATTCTATTTCGAGAAAAACCGCATGCTGATGTCTTTCACCAATCCTTCTATTCAGCGTTTATTCATCCATAATGGAGCCGCCGAGCTTTTCGATGCAGATTCTGGTACACTCTTTAAGAGCCAAGTAACGCCAGAATTCAATAAAATGAATCCAATCGAGATTCTGGAACACTTTTGGAAGCGTAGCGAAGTGAGGATAATTGAGCAAAGCAAAGGACAAAGTAAAGTGACGCTTAGCCCCAAACAAGATCCTCTCATCCACAAACTGGAAGCTACTATCAATAGCGGCTCCGGCATTGTTACCCAGCTTAGTTACACAGATAAATCGGCCAATACAGTACGCTATGAGTTTTCAAACATCCTTTTGGATAAGAAGATAGACCCCTCAATCTGGCAATACAACTATCCCAAAACTACAAGGATTATTGAGCAATGA